GGCTTATCCGGCAGTTTCCGTTCCACTCTGCGGATTCGGTTTGGTGGGTATATAAGTTTAGAGATCGGCAAAAGAGGTTTGCGCCAGAGAAAGACCGTAAAGCTGAACAGGCTGCCAGGGTGAGGTATTTATTAGACTTGGAAAAAGAAGCTGGCCAGGGTTACCAGCAGGTATTTGGATTTTAGGGAGGCACGGGGATGGCTAAGGGCGACCGGGAAAATTTTAAGGCTGACACAGAAGACGGGTACACAAGAATAGCGGATTTACTCCTGGAAGCCCTGGCCATGGCAAAGTTGAACGGGGTGCAAAAGGGTATTTGCCTTTTCCTGTGGCGCCGTACCTACGGCTGGGACCAGAAGGAGGATCAGATTTCCTTAAAAGAGTTTGCCCAGGCTTGCGATACAAGTGAGCCGTACATATCCAGGCAGCTAAAACAGCTCATTCAATGGAAGGTAATAATCCGCACTTCGTATGAGCCTGGCAAAGTACCGGGGTATACCTTTAATACAAGGGTTGCACAATGGGATAAGGGTTGTATAAATGTACAAGGGTTATCCGAATGTGCAATACAAGGGTTGTACATATGTGCAAGGGTTAACCAAGACTCAGCCTTAGAGCCGCAAGGGATTGAGCTACCCCTATATACAGATCATAAACATATTAATAATAATAATAATGATCATGATAAAGCGGGCAAATCAGATTTATCCACAGGCAAGTTGGCCACAGAAGAAGATGGCCAAGACTCGAAAGAATTGTTTACCGTCTTTGAAAAAGAGTTTGGCCGGCCACTTTCGCCAATAGAATTTGAACAGATTAATCAATGGGTTGGTGAACATTCGGAACTGCTTGTCAGAGAGGCATTAAAACGAGCAGTTTTACTGGGCAAATTCAATTTTAAGTATATAGACAGCATCCTGCTCGAGTGGAAAAAGAATAACATCCAGACCATCCAGGCGGTACAGGATTATGATGCTGAGTTTGAAAAGAGGAAGGTGCAGGCTAGATCAAGGGATGGCCCGAAAAAAGGACAAGCCAGGGCACCTGATCCTGGTGAGATGAAGGAGAAAGAGTTTATTAGGGGCTTATATAACAAAGGGCTGCAGGACCCGGCTAAAGAGAAGAAAAAGGAGTTTATCAGGACTCTCTATCTTTAGCCTAAAGTTGGCCTAAAGAAAAATAACCTCATGAAAACAGGGGGAGAACATGCTATGACCAGGTTAAGTGAGCGCCAGGCCCGGCAGTTGGGAATAATCCCGGCGCTGGGGGAAAAGAAGAAATCGCATATTACAAGGGTTACGCTGCAACCTGTTCAGTGGGATGCTAAGACTTTCCCAGGGGGCATCTGGCTTCAGGTCCCGTTTGTACCTCCGTCACTCAACGAGTGGAAGAATTGGCACTGGGCAAAGCAGGGGAGGTACAAGAAGGACCTGATTAATGCTGTTAGCATGCTGGCACTGGCCTGGCGGCTGCCGAAGTTTGAGAATGCAACGGTCCAATTTGTTTACTATCACAGAACTAACCGCCGGCGCGATCCGGCTGATAATTACACTCCTAAATTCCTGATGGACGCCTTGGTCAAGGGCGGGATATTGGTTGATGACAATGGGGATCTGGTCAACGTTCCACCGGTTGATATGAAGTTGGATCCGGAGAGGCCGCGGACGGAGGTTTTTGTTTGGGGGAGAACATAGGAAGGGGCTATGTGATATGACCTACCATGACTACCTACGGGAAAATGTACTGGCCATACAAAGGCTGACCCATCGTGTCAGGCGGAGACTGTGGCTATCGAAGATGCTGGGGAAAATAGCAGGGATGTTTGGTTGATGCAAAAGGGGGGCTGATAATTGGGTGAAAAGCTTCAAAT
Above is a genomic segment from Dehalobacter sp. containing:
- a CDS encoding replication protein, yielding MAKGDRENFKADTEDGYTRIADLLLEALAMAKLNGVQKGICLFLWRRTYGWDQKEDQISLKEFAQACDTSEPYISRQLKQLIQWKVIIRTSYEPGKVPGYTFNTRVAQWDKGCINVQGLSECAIQGLYICARVNQDSALEPQGIELPLYTDHKHINNNNNDHDKAGKSDLSTGKLATEEDGQDSKELFTVFEKEFGRPLSPIEFEQINQWVGEHSELLVREALKRAVLLGKFNFKYIDSILLEWKKNNIQTIQAVQDYDAEFEKRKVQARSRDGPKKGQARAPDPGEMKEKEFIRGLYNKGLQDPAKEKKKEFIRTLYL